In Lentimicrobium sp. L6, a genomic segment contains:
- a CDS encoding helix-turn-helix domain-containing protein has translation MLQNPETTVLITPWVIIISISIVFGFVFSINIFRHQKGNKKANRFLALFLFTITILLFSNFIVLSHLYKMFPHLIGSSFLLWYVLPPAFYFYVKIGVHANYRFKWYELLHLSPFVYMLIDVIPFYLLFAEIKIHWLENYITSPKSLSLSSGFIIVYSFAYLAASIYVIWDFEKNYKKGFANTSFEHIDGIKRLVLVYAIYKVLDLVGMGASFISDQTSIEIMQFISISLSIFIFVIAYTFIQQPEKLFQLEISKTKYKTSTLSASDLSKYSKKLDEAMIDKKLYLDSEINLSNLAKALDIKQHTLSQVINQHYKMNFYEFINKYRVDEVKTQLLKEENKNLTIIAIAYDAGFNSKSSFHKIFKKFVGKSPTEFMKENMMKEDNT, from the coding sequence ATGCTACAGAACCCTGAAACTACTGTGTTAATTACTCCATGGGTAATCATTATATCCATTTCTATTGTATTTGGATTTGTATTTTCTATAAATATATTCAGGCATCAGAAAGGGAATAAAAAAGCCAACCGCTTTTTAGCTCTATTTCTTTTTACAATTACCATCCTACTATTTTCTAATTTTATTGTACTCAGTCATCTTTATAAGATGTTCCCGCATTTAATAGGCTCCTCCTTTTTGCTTTGGTATGTCTTACCGCCTGCATTTTATTTTTATGTTAAAATAGGTGTTCATGCAAATTATAGATTTAAGTGGTATGAATTGCTTCATTTATCCCCCTTTGTTTATATGTTGATAGATGTAATCCCGTTCTATCTTTTATTTGCTGAAATAAAAATTCATTGGCTTGAAAATTATATTACTTCACCTAAAAGTTTGTCATTAAGTTCTGGGTTCATCATTGTCTATAGTTTTGCATATTTAGCAGCAAGCATATATGTAATATGGGATTTCGAAAAGAATTATAAAAAGGGTTTTGCAAATACCAGTTTTGAGCATATTGATGGGATAAAAAGATTAGTATTGGTGTATGCTATATATAAAGTTCTTGATTTGGTGGGAATGGGTGCTTCTTTTATTTCCGATCAAACCAGCATCGAAATCATGCAATTTATCTCAATTTCATTGAGCATTTTTATATTTGTTATTGCTTATACGTTTATTCAGCAACCCGAGAAGCTTTTTCAATTGGAAATCAGCAAGACCAAGTATAAAACTTCCACACTCTCAGCATCTGATTTAAGTAAGTATTCCAAAAAACTGGATGAAGCAATGATTGATAAGAAACTCTATTTGGATAGTGAAATTAACTTATCAAATCTAGCGAAGGCATTGGATATTAAACAGCATACTTTGTCACAAGTAATCAATCAGCACTATAAAATGAACTTCTACGAATTCATTAACAAGTATCGAGTTGATGAAGTTAAAACTCAATTACTAAAGGAAGAAAACAAAAATCTGACAATAATTGCCATCGCATATGATGCAGGTTTTAACAGTAAATCATCATTTCATAAGATTTTTAAGAAGTTTGTTGGAAAAAGTCCAACAGAGTTTATGAAAGAAAACATGATGAAAGAAGATAACACTTAA
- a CDS encoding AraC family transcriptional regulator yields MKDSFLLGGLMDIIIFSYGPLSFLYLKNLFEEKYFPGWKDYLHYVPLAIFLCYFFFRLLLPRQFENSIFYANLGYVYFFLELMAIVQNAIYITIGYKMVNDYEKRFVKELSFLPQVKYIKIFLAVISVIILLWFYGFVSKFVDGLQFSTVFTYNFVWVLISFLTFLFAYFSFFDSDILSIPEKQAKYEQGYFSDDFYIDLNEKLEKVMNSEKPFLNPKLTLNELARQMGIKQRDLSRVINEYHNKNFYEFVNTYRIQKFKELVQLEENKNYTILFLAYESGFNSKATFNSAFKKITELTPREYINKIAS; encoded by the coding sequence TTGAAAGACTCTTTTCTTCTGGGTGGTTTGATGGACATTATTATTTTCAGCTATGGGCCATTGTCCTTTCTTTATCTTAAAAATTTGTTTGAGGAGAAATACTTTCCTGGTTGGAAAGATTATCTCCATTATGTTCCTTTGGCAATATTTCTATGCTATTTCTTTTTCCGGTTGTTATTACCCCGACAGTTTGAGAACTCTATTTTTTATGCCAACCTAGGGTATGTATATTTCTTTTTGGAATTAATGGCGATAGTGCAAAACGCGATTTACATCACTATTGGGTACAAAATGGTGAATGACTATGAAAAAAGGTTTGTAAAAGAATTGTCGTTTTTACCTCAGGTAAAATACATCAAGATTTTTCTGGCAGTTATTTCTGTAATCATTTTATTGTGGTTTTATGGATTTGTTTCCAAGTTTGTCGATGGCCTTCAATTTAGCACAGTTTTCACCTATAACTTCGTTTGGGTGTTGATTTCCTTTTTAACTTTTTTGTTTGCCTATTTTAGTTTTTTCGATTCAGACATACTATCCATTCCTGAAAAACAGGCTAAATATGAACAAGGTTATTTTTCAGATGATTTTTACATCGACCTCAATGAGAAATTGGAAAAAGTAATGAATTCTGAAAAACCTTTTCTAAACCCTAAATTAACATTAAATGAACTAGCCAGACAGATGGGTATAAAACAACGGGATTTATCGAGGGTAATCAATGAATACCACAACAAGAATTTTTATGAATTTGTCAATACCTATCGAATTCAAAAGTTCAAAGAATTGGTACAACTGGAAGAAAATAAAAATTACACAATTCTTTTCCTGGCTTATGAGTCAGGATTTAATTCTAAAGCCACTTTTAATTCTGCTTTTAAGAAAATAACGGAACTCACTCCACGTGAGTATATTAACAAAATTGCAAGTTAA
- a CDS encoding T9SS type A sorting domain-containing protein: MKYIITLLLCSIILQLSAQYVSTIATIPTNFGDGMIVSPDGDVLVSGGWNKDNILKITTEGVVSDYVTGLPGPVGMGFDSEGNLYVSNYSGNSISKVTPEGVVSEFASELDGPAGLIVSDGDEIFVTLYGANFSGNGKTVLKFDLDGNSEIYAFGSGIKDAIGITMDENQLMYVTNFAGGDVFTVDSNQIISNFSMVAGASINQIVYADNYVYIPSPNLRKIFRVNTTDGIAEHYAGTGGNQIVDGELLEAQFNKPNSCAISQTGDTLYILDGALGKIRMIHMSEITGINSNKEKPNNFNLEQNYPNPFSLATSINFTLNEEEFVTLTVYNIQGLLIEQLISNTLSSGNHSVLYSAKNIPKGFYFYQLATSSFVDTKKMLLKR, encoded by the coding sequence ATGAAATACATTATTACATTGCTTCTTTGCAGTATAATTCTACAATTATCCGCCCAGTATGTGAGTACAATTGCTACTATTCCAACTAATTTCGGTGACGGCATGATAGTCTCTCCAGATGGTGATGTGCTGGTTTCGGGTGGATGGAACAAGGATAATATTTTAAAAATTACAACCGAGGGTGTTGTATCAGACTATGTGACCGGATTGCCCGGACCGGTAGGAATGGGTTTTGATTCAGAAGGAAACCTTTACGTTTCAAATTATTCTGGTAATTCAATTAGCAAAGTTACTCCGGAAGGGGTTGTTTCAGAATTTGCTTCTGAGTTGGATGGCCCGGCAGGCTTGATAGTTAGTGATGGTGATGAAATATTCGTTACTTTATACGGAGCAAATTTCAGTGGGAATGGCAAAACTGTGCTCAAATTCGACTTAGACGGGAATTCTGAAATATATGCTTTTGGTTCTGGTATTAAGGATGCCATTGGAATTACAATGGATGAAAATCAATTAATGTATGTAACCAATTTTGCTGGTGGAGATGTTTTCACAGTTGATTCAAATCAAATTATCTCCAACTTCAGTATGGTTGCCGGAGCCAGTATCAATCAGATTGTTTATGCTGATAACTATGTGTATATCCCCAGTCCGAACCTGAGAAAAATTTTTCGGGTCAATACCACTGATGGAATTGCGGAACATTATGCCGGCACAGGCGGAAATCAGATAGTTGATGGTGAGTTGTTGGAAGCTCAGTTTAATAAGCCAAATAGTTGTGCAATAAGTCAAACAGGTGACACCCTCTATATCCTCGATGGTGCTCTTGGTAAGATTAGAATGATTCATATGAGCGAAATAACAGGTATTAACAGCAACAAAGAAAAGCCTAACAATTTTAATCTCGAACAAAACTATCCCAATCCATTTTCTTTAGCAACAAGTATCAATTTTACTTTAAATGAAGAAGAATTCGTAACACTTACCGTATATAATATACAGGGTTTATTGATTGAGCAGCTTATCTCTAATACATTAAGCTCAGGAAATCACAGTGTATTATACAGTGCAAAAAATATTCCGAAGGGATTTTATTTTTATCAACTTGCTACAAGTAGTTTTGTAGACACAAAGAAAATGTTGCTAAAGAGATAG
- a CDS encoding FG-GAP-like repeat-containing protein, with protein sequence MKNLIMIFCLILVVPIITKSQTFTAIDVYNTATGSGTGFIDFDNDGYQDLIQIGGNGNKLWRNNGNDNFTEFDAGEFSELMQISIGFSCADYDNDGDLDIYLANGPSELNPQYGSILWRNDGNSNYSMATEGVIGAENDYFSFSGIWSDYDNDGFVDLFLPTGTSGLFPNTNYKNLLFHNIGNGTFSRDTISAIVNEAFDHYKTATWSDYDQDGDLDLSIGVFNQFTAEESYCYFYINQLIETGEAEFIRDTESPYANEQMQAMNIRWIDFDNDGDLDMYAINAGRGSGNTYGPGTTNTLYKNEGNSQFVKITDLQITQDIGQFNAQMWEDFDNDGDLDLYLATQASGPPWFDQGANMYYRNSGYPDYTFTKIENINIASPGNTCYGFANADYDNDGDIDLFVSYFTVQGAVKNDMLYSNNTDGQKNWIGIKCLGSKTNSPNSAGSNKSAIGTKVRLKASINGVSYWQIREIASNDGLLEQSDMRVHFGLDGALQADSIIIEWPSGIIESYSDIESNEYYIANEGEGVLDPIITSVDNNESKNILSKIRLSENFPNPFNHSTSINYRLTSKAFVKLQIYNESGRLLRTIVNNNQQAGDYVVQWNGTDMNGNALSSGVYIYKLSVDNISERRKMYLLR encoded by the coding sequence ATGAAAAATCTGATTATGATATTTTGCCTCATACTTGTGGTTCCCATAATTACAAAATCACAAACATTTACAGCAATTGATGTTTACAATACCGCAACTGGTAGTGGGACAGGATTTATTGATTTTGATAACGACGGATATCAGGATTTAATTCAAATTGGGGGAAATGGCAACAAATTATGGAGAAACAATGGAAATGACAATTTTACTGAATTTGATGCTGGTGAGTTTTCAGAATTAATGCAGATTTCCATTGGCTTTAGCTGCGCCGATTATGATAACGATGGTGATTTGGATATATACCTGGCCAACGGACCATCAGAATTGAATCCTCAATATGGTTCAATACTATGGAGAAATGATGGCAATTCTAATTATTCAATGGCTACAGAGGGTGTCATTGGAGCCGAAAATGATTATTTCTCATTTTCCGGAATCTGGTCAGATTACGACAATGACGGTTTTGTAGATTTATTTTTACCCACAGGTACAAGTGGACTTTTTCCTAATACAAACTATAAGAATCTACTTTTCCATAATATTGGTAATGGAACTTTTTCCAGAGATACGATTAGTGCTATTGTAAACGAAGCATTCGATCATTATAAAACGGCAACCTGGTCAGATTATGATCAGGATGGAGATCTAGATCTTTCCATTGGAGTATTTAATCAGTTTACAGCTGAAGAATCATATTGTTACTTTTATATTAATCAGCTCATCGAAACTGGAGAAGCTGAGTTTATCCGGGACACAGAATCACCTTATGCAAACGAACAAATGCAAGCAATGAATATAAGATGGATTGATTTTGATAATGATGGCGATTTAGATATGTATGCAATAAATGCAGGACGAGGATCGGGCAATACATATGGTCCGGGCACTACCAACACTTTGTATAAAAATGAAGGTAATAGCCAGTTTGTTAAAATAACGGACCTGCAAATTACACAGGACATTGGTCAGTTTAATGCCCAAATGTGGGAAGACTTTGATAACGATGGTGACCTGGATTTATATTTGGCAACTCAGGCAAGTGGACCACCGTGGTTTGATCAAGGTGCTAATATGTATTATAGAAATTCAGGCTATCCGGATTATACATTTACAAAAATTGAAAATATAAATATTGCAAGTCCGGGAAATACATGTTACGGATTTGCAAATGCTGACTATGATAACGATGGTGATATAGATCTTTTTGTTTCATACTTTACTGTACAAGGCGCTGTAAAAAATGATATGCTTTATAGTAACAACACAGATGGTCAAAAAAATTGGATAGGTATCAAATGTTTAGGAAGTAAAACAAACAGTCCAAATTCAGCAGGCTCAAACAAATCAGCAATTGGAACAAAAGTACGTTTGAAAGCTAGCATTAATGGCGTTTCATATTGGCAAATTAGAGAAATTGCAAGCAATGATGGCTTACTGGAGCAAAGCGACATGCGAGTTCATTTTGGACTGGATGGAGCCTTACAAGCCGATTCCATTATTATTGAATGGCCATCAGGAATCATAGAATCATATTCTGATATTGAATCAAATGAATATTATATTGCCAATGAAGGAGAAGGTGTTTTAGATCCCATCATTACTTCAGTGGATAATAATGAAAGTAAAAATATTCTCAGTAAAATTAGGCTATCAGAAAATTTCCCCAATCCTTTTAATCATTCCACAAGCATAAATTATAGATTAACAAGCAAAGCTTTTGTTAAGCTTCAAATCTATAATGAAAGTGGCAGACTTTTAAGAACCATTGTTAATAATAATCAGCAAGCAGGTGATTATGTTGTTCAATGGAACGGAACTGACATGAATGGAAACGCACTGTCATCTGGCGTATATATTTATAAACTATCGGTTGACAATATTAGCGAAAGAAGAAAAATGTATTTATTGAGATAA